A single genomic interval of Sporosarcina sp. ANT_H38 harbors:
- a CDS encoding heavy metal translocating P-type ATPase — MATVEKKEYRLENLTCASCAMKFEKNVKNLPSVQDAQVNFGASKLVFSGSASVEDLETAGAFDGIKVAPLQNKRIEPKIPFFKRKENLITLFSLLFLMMGMIISFRYTETHPAAIVLFAIAIVIGGTGIFKVGLRNLIRFEFDMKTLMTIAIIGAAIIGEWREGAVVVFLFAVSEALEAYSMNKARQSIRKLMDIAPPAALVKRGEEFVELPTEDIVVGDILIVKPGQKIAMDGSVLTGTSTVNQAAITGESIPVLKMSGDNVFAGTLNEEGALEVTVTKLVGDTTIAKIIHLVEDAQAEKAPSQKFVDKFAKYYTPAIIVIAILVAIIPPLLGGDWNAWIYQGLAVLVVGCPCALVVSTPVAIVTAIGNAARQGVLIKGGIHLEETGRLDVIAFDKTGTLTKGYPEVTDFIVTEIDGQEKLLSAIAAVESMSQHPLAKAVVNYAHKNGAQKVDASNFQSITGKGAYAEIEGVITYIGSLSWAQELSSLPEQMLQQAVTLQQQGKSVMAIVTGTTFSGLLAVADPIREESRDVLRQLKNIGIRHTVMLTGDHQVTAEAIAAELGVTDVRAGLMPEDKLTAIKQLSDQYGRVAMVGDGINDAPALAAASVGIAMGGAGTDAALETADIALMADDLGKLPYTMKLSRKTLRIIKENIMFALGLKIIALLLIIPGWLTLWIAIFADMGATLLVVLNSLRLLRVHK, encoded by the coding sequence ATGGCAACAGTTGAAAAGAAGGAATATCGGTTGGAAAATTTAACGTGCGCCAGTTGTGCAATGAAGTTTGAAAAAAACGTCAAGAATTTACCTTCAGTACAAGATGCACAAGTAAACTTCGGTGCTTCCAAATTGGTATTTAGCGGAAGTGCGAGTGTTGAAGACTTGGAGACAGCCGGCGCTTTTGACGGCATTAAAGTTGCCCCGCTTCAAAATAAAAGGATTGAGCCGAAAATACCTTTCTTTAAACGTAAGGAAAATCTAATTACTCTCTTTTCGCTTCTGTTTTTAATGATGGGGATGATTATATCGTTTCGCTATACAGAAACGCATCCAGCGGCAATTGTTCTTTTTGCCATCGCCATCGTAATTGGCGGAACAGGTATATTTAAAGTAGGACTGAGAAATCTTATTCGCTTCGAATTCGATATGAAAACGCTAATGACAATTGCCATCATTGGTGCTGCGATCATTGGGGAATGGCGAGAAGGTGCAGTTGTTGTTTTCTTGTTTGCAGTAAGTGAAGCGCTAGAAGCCTATTCAATGAATAAGGCGCGCCAGTCTATTCGAAAATTAATGGATATTGCACCGCCTGCCGCGCTAGTAAAACGTGGCGAGGAGTTTGTGGAGCTTCCGACAGAAGACATTGTCGTCGGGGATATCCTCATAGTAAAACCGGGTCAGAAGATTGCCATGGATGGCTCTGTTTTAACAGGTACTTCTACTGTCAATCAAGCAGCGATTACAGGTGAATCCATCCCCGTTCTGAAAATGTCCGGAGACAATGTATTCGCAGGTACACTCAATGAAGAAGGTGCGTTGGAAGTAACGGTTACGAAGCTCGTCGGCGATACGACGATTGCGAAAATCATCCACCTCGTAGAAGATGCGCAGGCAGAAAAAGCACCCTCGCAAAAGTTTGTTGATAAATTTGCAAAGTACTACACACCTGCAATCATTGTGATTGCAATCCTTGTAGCAATAATTCCGCCGCTGCTCGGCGGAGATTGGAATGCATGGATCTATCAAGGCCTCGCGGTACTCGTAGTAGGTTGTCCGTGTGCGCTAGTTGTCTCTACTCCAGTTGCTATTGTCACAGCGATTGGAAATGCAGCACGTCAAGGCGTGCTGATTAAAGGCGGCATCCACCTCGAAGAAACAGGGAGGCTTGACGTTATAGCTTTCGATAAAACCGGAACATTAACGAAAGGTTATCCGGAAGTAACAGATTTCATAGTAACTGAAATAGATGGTCAAGAAAAATTACTAAGTGCAATTGCAGCAGTGGAATCCATGTCACAGCATCCGCTTGCAAAAGCAGTCGTCAATTATGCGCATAAAAATGGAGCGCAAAAAGTCGATGCGTCAAATTTTCAATCGATTACCGGAAAAGGCGCTTATGCGGAAATTGAGGGTGTGATTACGTATATCGGTAGCTTAAGCTGGGCACAGGAACTGTCTTCATTGCCGGAACAGATGTTGCAACAAGCGGTGACTCTTCAACAACAAGGAAAGTCAGTCATGGCGATTGTAACTGGTACAACGTTTAGCGGACTATTGGCTGTAGCGGATCCAATACGAGAAGAAAGTCGTGATGTTTTACGTCAATTGAAAAATATAGGTATTCGTCATACAGTCATGCTGACAGGCGACCACCAGGTAACGGCGGAAGCAATTGCTGCTGAGCTTGGTGTTACTGATGTACGTGCCGGGCTGATGCCTGAAGACAAACTAACGGCTATTAAACAATTAAGCGATCAATACGGTCGTGTAGCCATGGTTGGTGATGGCATTAATGACGCACCTGCCTTAGCTGCAGCTTCGGTTGGTATTGCAATGGGTGGAGCCGGTACGGACGCCGCATTGGAAACGGCAGATATTGCATTGATGGCAGATGATTTAGGAAAACTGCCCTATACAATGAAATTAAGCCGAAAAACATTGCGAATTATCAAGGAAAACATTATGTTTGCATTAGGTTTAAAAATTATAGCACTGCTTCTTATCATTCCTGGCTGGCTGACATTATGGATTGCCATCTTCGCAGATATGGGTGCGACGCTGTTGGTCGTGCTGAACTCGCTTCGTTTATTGCGCGTTCATAAGTAA
- a CDS encoding lmo0937 family membrane protein, whose amino-acid sequence MLWLLIVALFVFWLLGLVFKIGGGLIHILLVIAVIVFIFNLITGKRNV is encoded by the coding sequence ATTCTATGGTTACTCATTGTAGCATTATTCGTGTTTTGGTTGTTAGGTCTCGTGTTCAAGATTGGCGGCGGATTAATTCATATTCTTCTAGTCATCGCAGTTATTGTATTTATTTTCAACCTCATAACTGGAAAACGAAACGTGTAA
- a CDS encoding Na+/H+ antiporter subunit G, with protein MNGNMIGEFIGAFLILTGGIASVISVFGLLRLPDVYTRSHAATKSSTLAVLLTLSGAFIYFLFSQHFVSVRLLLGIVFVFLTAPVAGHLIVRAAYRSNVKLADISTEDELYEMIHKDKVEEDETGR; from the coding sequence TTGAACGGAAACATGATCGGTGAATTTATAGGAGCATTTCTTATTTTGACGGGTGGAATTGCTAGCGTAATTAGCGTTTTCGGACTTCTTCGGTTGCCAGATGTTTACACGAGATCTCACGCTGCAACGAAAAGTTCGACACTCGCCGTCTTGCTAACATTGTCAGGAGCTTTCATTTATTTTTTGTTTAGCCAACATTTTGTAAGCGTACGCCTGCTTTTAGGGATCGTTTTTGTTTTTCTGACTGCGCCGGTTGCTGGACATTTGATTGTCCGGGCAGCTTATCGGTCGAACGTAAAACTTGCAGATATCTCCACTGAGGATGAATTATACGAAATGATACATAAGGATAAAGTAGAAGAGGATGAGACTGGCCGATAA
- a CDS encoding S1 RNA-binding domain-containing protein — MEKLKSGYTAELEVLEQDGSRWILDGDGDQEHIMLNASDADENIQEGDIVNVFLYLNRRGELSATMQLPNMTAETFGWGRVIRVDDHEGVFVDIGSSIEVLVNRNDMPKVRALWPKIDDALYMTLRMDLGGTIFGRLATEERVLEQIVEAPTTVFNMDLKARAYRLLPVGSFMLSVPENYRIFIHNTEQEREPRLGQEMNVRIIGVRDDGTLNGSMLPRKEERQGDDAEKLLRHLNEVGGRMPFTDKSTPDEIKEMFNLSKASFKRALGKLMKEGRIEQSEGWTLLK, encoded by the coding sequence ATGGAAAAACTTAAATCAGGTTATACGGCGGAGTTAGAAGTGTTGGAGCAAGACGGTTCACGATGGATATTGGACGGCGATGGCGATCAAGAACATATTATGTTGAACGCATCTGATGCAGATGAAAATATTCAAGAAGGAGATATTGTCAACGTATTCCTTTATCTGAATAGACGTGGAGAACTTTCTGCGACGATGCAGCTGCCAAATATGACAGCTGAGACATTTGGCTGGGGACGTGTAATCCGTGTGGATGACCATGAAGGTGTCTTTGTAGATATCGGTTCTTCAATAGAGGTGTTAGTGAATAGAAATGACATGCCTAAAGTTCGGGCTCTATGGCCGAAGATAGACGATGCATTGTACATGACACTTCGAATGGATTTGGGCGGTACGATTTTCGGCAGACTTGCCACAGAAGAACGCGTGTTGGAACAGATTGTCGAAGCGCCTACAACCGTGTTTAATATGGATTTGAAGGCAAGAGCATACCGCTTATTGCCAGTCGGTTCGTTTATGCTCAGTGTTCCGGAGAATTACCGAATCTTTATCCATAATACCGAGCAGGAACGGGAACCTCGTTTGGGACAGGAAATGAATGTACGTATTATTGGCGTTCGTGATGACGGAACGTTAAACGGATCGATGCTACCGCGCAAAGAGGAGCGCCAGGGAGATGATGCAGAAAAGCTTCTTCGCCACTTGAATGAAGTTGGAGGCAGAATGCCGTTTACTGATAAATCAACACCTGATGAGATTAAGGAAATGTTCAACTTAAGCAAAGCGTCGTTCAAACGTGCACTTGGGAAACTCATGAAAGAAGGCAGAATAGAACAAAGTGAAGGATGGACATTGTTGAAGTAA
- a CDS encoding Na(+)/H(+) antiporter subunit F1: MIQAMLTISLVLFSITIAIAVIRIILGPSMPDRVIGLDMIGVNLIAVIAVISVMMNTKAFLEVILILGILSFIGTIAFSKFIERGVIVERKHDR; this comes from the coding sequence ATGATTCAAGCAATGCTGACGATTTCGCTCGTGCTTTTCTCGATAACGATTGCCATAGCTGTTATACGAATTATACTGGGACCATCGATGCCTGACCGCGTTATAGGTCTTGATATGATCGGTGTTAACCTGATTGCTGTGATAGCGGTTATTTCAGTAATGATGAATACGAAAGCCTTTTTAGAAGTCATTTTAATTTTAGGGATTCTATCGTTCATCGGCACAATCGCCTTCTCAAAGTTCATCGAGAGGGGTGTTATCGTTGAACGGAAACATGATCGGTGA
- a CDS encoding GNAT family N-acetyltransferase, with translation MHIQEWTMEEQEQLIHFMTTNTWPFHGNSDPGRHLIEKTIEEGGYGSDEVKTFWVENENGEKVGIVKIYDLQDEIPLFDLRIADMSRGNGYGPKALRLVAEYVFGLPGKKIRLEGHTRQDNLAMRKTFERAGFVKEAHLRKAWFSPKEYSYYDAVTYGITREDFVAGTTTPVIWEDGEKSRDTRSPRIPDFPDSFESERLIIRAPKLSDATNAWNAIRTSLPALRKWMPWAQPEPELHMTEESLRKAVANFITRQDLRFHVYHKETGKFVGSSGLHRIDWSIPKFEIGYWLATEFEGQGYMTEAVKTIEKFAFEKLGARRVEIRCDEENMKSRSVAERAGFTLEGILKQDSLSPDGNVLRNTCIYAKID, from the coding sequence ATGCATATACAAGAGTGGACAATGGAAGAGCAGGAGCAACTTATTCATTTTATGACAACTAATACGTGGCCTTTCCATGGTAACTCTGATCCGGGACGTCATTTGATTGAAAAAACAATCGAAGAGGGCGGCTATGGGTCGGACGAAGTGAAAACGTTCTGGGTGGAAAATGAAAATGGAGAAAAAGTAGGGATCGTGAAAATTTACGATTTGCAAGATGAAATTCCGTTGTTCGATTTACGTATTGCAGATATGTCGAGAGGGAATGGCTACGGTCCGAAAGCCCTCCGATTAGTGGCGGAATATGTATTTGGGTTGCCAGGTAAGAAAATCCGTCTAGAAGGTCATACAAGGCAAGATAATCTTGCAATGCGGAAAACGTTTGAACGTGCAGGGTTTGTTAAGGAAGCCCATCTTCGCAAAGCATGGTTTTCGCCAAAAGAGTATTCCTATTACGACGCAGTGACTTATGGTATTACGCGAGAAGACTTCGTGGCGGGAACGACGACGCCTGTTATTTGGGAAGACGGAGAAAAATCACGGGATACACGATCTCCGCGTATCCCGGATTTTCCTGATTCATTCGAATCGGAACGGCTAATCATTCGAGCTCCTAAACTTAGCGATGCAACAAATGCTTGGAATGCGATTCGGACTTCGTTACCTGCGCTTCGTAAGTGGATGCCGTGGGCGCAACCGGAACCTGAGTTGCATATGACAGAGGAAAGCTTGCGAAAAGCGGTTGCAAATTTCATCACTCGTCAGGATCTACGCTTTCATGTTTATCATAAAGAGACTGGGAAGTTCGTTGGCTCGTCGGGACTCCATAGAATTGATTGGTCGATTCCGAAATTCGAGATTGGCTACTGGCTTGCAACAGAGTTTGAAGGACAGGGCTATATGACGGAAGCTGTTAAAACTATTGAGAAATTTGCATTCGAAAAACTTGGGGCACGCAGAGTGGAAATTCGTTGTGATGAAGAAAACATGAAGAGTCGAAGTGTCGCAGAACGTGCGGGGTTTACTCTCGAAGGGATTTTGAAACAAGATTCCTTATCACCCGACGGTAATGTTTTACGAAACACCTGTATCTATGCGAAAATAGACTAA
- a CDS encoding metalloregulator ArsR/SmtB family transcription factor: protein MTVKEVCEVIMVHEEVVERVQIALPDLGATARIFKALADETRLKIAFSLTLEEEMCVCDVAAVIGSSVATASHHLRYLREQALAKSRKKGKMVYYSLADDHIHQLVKVAHEHTIEGVEHGNS, encoded by the coding sequence ATGACGGTAAAAGAAGTGTGTGAAGTGATAATGGTCCACGAAGAAGTCGTAGAGCGGGTCCAAATTGCATTACCGGATTTGGGGGCAACGGCACGAATATTCAAGGCACTGGCAGATGAAACGAGATTGAAAATTGCTTTTTCGCTGACACTAGAAGAGGAAATGTGTGTCTGTGACGTAGCGGCAGTAATAGGTTCTTCTGTCGCGACTGCATCCCATCACTTACGCTATCTGCGAGAACAAGCACTTGCCAAATCAAGGAAAAAAGGGAAAATGGTCTACTATTCGCTCGCAGACGATCACATTCACCAACTTGTGAAAGTCGCGCATGAGCATACGATAGAAGGTGTTGAACATGGCAACAGTTGA
- the mntR gene encoding transcriptional regulator MntR, with product MATPGMEDYLEQIYLHIEAKGVARVSDVAESLAVLPSSVTKMAQRLDKEGYIVYERYKGLELTKKGSTFGEKLVRRHDLLEQFLRIIGVDEENIYGDVEGIEHHLSWNAMDRITDLVEAMGQDDEFVRKLRVMDHKKEVDK from the coding sequence TTGGCAACACCAGGTATGGAAGATTATCTAGAACAGATTTATTTGCATATCGAAGCGAAGGGCGTTGCACGTGTATCGGACGTTGCTGAATCCTTGGCGGTTCTCCCTTCATCTGTTACAAAAATGGCCCAACGACTCGACAAGGAAGGTTATATTGTCTATGAACGCTACAAGGGCCTCGAATTGACGAAAAAAGGGTCGACGTTTGGAGAAAAACTTGTGCGGCGCCATGATCTCCTTGAACAGTTTCTTCGTATTATTGGCGTAGATGAAGAAAATATTTATGGTGATGTGGAAGGAATTGAGCACCACCTAAGCTGGAATGCGATGGATCGAATAACCGATCTAGTCGAAGCGATGGGACAAGACGATGAATTTGTTAGGAAATTACGTGTAATGGATCATAAGAAAGAGGTAGATAAATAA
- a CDS encoding P1 family peptidase — protein sequence MLRGQRNTITDVLGVKVGHVTLEQVLPNGDSVCTGVTAILPHSGNVFEQKVPAASFVLNGFGKTAGLIQIEELGVIESPIMLTNTFSVGAVLEGTLAYMLDENHSIGDSTSSLNVVVGECNDSYLNSMRLMKVRPNHAIEAIQNADSTIEQGAVGAGKGMICFGMKGGIGSSSRLVQKDDVCFTVGVLTLTNFGKAGECRIDEWLNQNDFEVTGSILQSEADNLKPDGSVIIIVATDAPVNERQLKRLAKRASIGLGRTGTHIHNGSGDIIIAFSNGFTIPHESTDMTNAYELLRDDHPIMNDLFQAVIEATEEAVYQSMIHAETTLGRMDRVVNSWMNHKHTR from the coding sequence ATGTTACGAGGACAACGGAATACTATCACAGATGTACTAGGAGTTAAAGTCGGGCATGTGACGCTTGAACAAGTATTACCAAATGGTGATTCTGTATGCACAGGCGTGACTGCGATTTTGCCACATAGCGGAAATGTTTTCGAGCAGAAAGTTCCAGCAGCCAGCTTTGTATTAAACGGCTTCGGTAAAACGGCGGGACTGATTCAAATTGAAGAACTAGGTGTTATCGAATCGCCCATTATGCTCACAAACACGTTTAGCGTCGGGGCGGTGTTGGAAGGTACATTAGCGTATATGCTCGATGAAAATCACTCCATTGGAGACTCTACAAGTTCGCTAAATGTCGTTGTCGGAGAATGCAATGACAGTTATTTGAACTCAATGCGCCTGATGAAAGTAAGGCCTAACCACGCAATTGAAGCGATTCAAAACGCCGACAGTACGATTGAACAAGGAGCAGTCGGGGCTGGAAAAGGGATGATCTGTTTTGGGATGAAAGGCGGCATCGGCTCATCATCTCGGCTTGTTCAGAAAGACGATGTCTGCTTTACAGTCGGCGTGTTGACACTGACGAATTTCGGGAAAGCCGGGGAATGTAGAATTGATGAATGGCTCAACCAGAACGACTTTGAGGTCACTGGCTCAATTCTACAGTCTGAAGCGGACAACTTAAAACCTGACGGGTCAGTCATAATTATCGTGGCGACAGACGCCCCTGTAAATGAACGGCAATTGAAGCGTCTCGCAAAGCGAGCCTCAATCGGACTCGGACGAACAGGGACACATATCCATAACGGGAGCGGCGACATTATCATCGCATTCTCGAATGGTTTTACGATCCCACATGAAAGCACCGATATGACTAATGCATATGAGCTGTTACGTGACGATCATCCAATTATGAACGACTTATTTCAGGCGGTGATTGAAGCGACGGAAGAAGCTGTATATCAATCAATGATTCATGCGGAAACGACTTTAGGTCGAATGGATCGTGTCGTGAATAGCTGGATGAATCATAAACATACACGTTAA
- a CDS encoding penicillin acylase family protein yields MVKQKREMGKWTKILLSIFGAIIVLVIAALIVVNVYIGKSKPFIDGQVNAVFLDEDVTVVRDAFGVPHITAKSDADMYRTQGYVQAQDRLFQMDMARRQASGRLAEVVGEAAVGTDKKFRTFSLRAAAEESHAGYGEEAKKVLDWYAEGVNAFIEEAEKDGKLPYEFKVLGYSPESWTAIDSLTIGKFMAYDLGGNWDSLAVRHWALNNFSEDLARELFITYPENAQSIIEANIANPVAVAGRFDPDLIPPEFNGSNNWVVSGDKTASGLPLLADDPHLGLDTPAIWYQMHLQSPDQNVSGVIFAGVPGIILGHNDNVAWGVTNVGPDVQDLYIETPNPDDRTQFLYDGEWEQAEVRDETISVKDGADVPFEVMVTRHGPIISDILYKEEDPGALFSMQWTALEPTKELESIMNMNKATDWDSFETALEDFHAPAQNFVFAAKDGTIAYKANGRIPIRKQGDAQLPVPGDSSDYGWKGYIPYDELPRVVNPDEGFIATANNQVVDDSYPYHITKLWAQPYRYERIAEVLREGDNFTAEDMMKLQMDQKNLYAAEFLEDMISSVEAEDAVIGKYVNIVKMLREWDQFDSTDAAAPLVFHKWVAELPIEMFSESMPEDVYELLPGKGKITDQMMRESYAGDPGAWVEAYGGVDKWVFDSFVKSVEDIEELFGNQMADWKWGDFHQLEFPHALSGASPIFEYFLNPKKQAIGGSNVTVQAAAFDENGTVEHGAPWRFVADLSDLSKANHIVGPGQSGHMKSKWFHDQVDDWMKGEYHETVLDGDIKDGYTLVLKAER; encoded by the coding sequence ATGGTGAAACAGAAGAGGGAAATGGGGAAATGGACGAAAATTCTGTTGTCGATATTTGGGGCGATTATAGTATTGGTCATCGCGGCATTGATTGTTGTGAACGTATACATAGGCAAGTCGAAACCATTTATTGACGGGCAAGTAAATGCGGTATTTTTGGACGAAGACGTGACTGTTGTAAGGGATGCATTTGGTGTACCGCATATCACCGCGAAGTCGGACGCGGATATGTACAGGACCCAAGGCTATGTTCAAGCGCAGGATCGTTTATTTCAAATGGATATGGCTCGCAGACAAGCGAGTGGACGCTTAGCCGAAGTAGTGGGCGAAGCGGCAGTCGGAACGGATAAGAAATTCCGTACATTCAGCTTGCGCGCAGCAGCTGAAGAATCTCATGCCGGCTACGGTGAGGAAGCGAAAAAGGTCCTCGATTGGTATGCGGAAGGTGTTAATGCATTCATTGAAGAGGCAGAGAAGGATGGAAAGTTGCCTTATGAATTCAAGGTTCTAGGCTATTCGCCTGAATCGTGGACAGCAATTGATTCGTTGACGATAGGTAAGTTTATGGCTTATGATCTCGGTGGAAACTGGGACAGTCTAGCTGTTAGGCACTGGGCATTGAATAATTTCTCGGAAGATTTGGCACGGGAGTTATTCATTACATATCCGGAAAATGCGCAGTCTATAATTGAGGCGAACATTGCGAATCCGGTGGCAGTTGCGGGTAGATTTGATCCTGATTTAATTCCGCCTGAATTCAACGGTAGTAATAACTGGGTTGTATCTGGTGATAAAACAGCTTCAGGATTACCGCTTCTGGCAGATGATCCACATCTCGGACTCGATACACCGGCCATCTGGTATCAGATGCATTTACAGTCGCCGGACCAAAACGTTAGCGGTGTTATTTTTGCGGGTGTTCCAGGAATCATCCTTGGTCATAATGACAACGTTGCGTGGGGCGTGACGAACGTCGGACCCGACGTCCAAGATTTATATATCGAAACTCCAAATCCTGATGACCGGACCCAATTCCTTTATGACGGTGAATGGGAACAGGCTGAGGTGAGGGATGAAACGATTTCAGTTAAGGATGGGGCAGATGTACCCTTCGAAGTAATGGTCACGAGGCACGGACCGATTATTTCGGACATCCTTTACAAAGAAGAAGATCCGGGTGCGTTGTTTTCGATGCAATGGACGGCGCTTGAACCGACAAAAGAGCTTGAATCTATTATGAACATGAACAAAGCAACGGACTGGGATAGTTTCGAAACGGCATTGGAAGACTTCCATGCGCCTGCACAGAATTTTGTGTTTGCAGCGAAGGATGGCACCATCGCTTATAAAGCAAATGGGCGTATACCGATAAGGAAACAAGGAGATGCACAATTGCCTGTACCAGGTGATTCTTCTGATTACGGCTGGAAGGGCTATATTCCGTATGATGAATTGCCGCGTGTTGTTAATCCGGATGAAGGGTTCATAGCCACCGCCAACAACCAAGTCGTCGATGACTCGTATCCTTACCACATTACGAAACTTTGGGCACAGCCTTATCGCTATGAACGGATTGCGGAAGTGTTGCGAGAAGGGGACAACTTTACGGCAGAAGATATGATGAAACTGCAGATGGATCAAAAAAACTTATACGCAGCTGAGTTTCTTGAGGATATGATTAGTTCGGTTGAAGCAGAAGACGCCGTGATCGGGAAGTACGTAAATATTGTGAAGATGCTTCGTGAGTGGGATCAATTCGATTCCACAGATGCAGCGGCACCGCTTGTCTTCCATAAGTGGGTGGCAGAATTGCCAATCGAAATGTTCAGCGAATCGATGCCTGAGGATGTCTACGAGCTTCTCCCGGGGAAAGGGAAGATAACTGACCAAATGATGCGTGAATCTTACGCAGGTGATCCAGGTGCCTGGGTGGAGGCGTATGGCGGTGTGGATAAGTGGGTCTTCGATTCATTTGTGAAGTCGGTTGAAGATATTGAAGAATTATTCGGTAATCAAATGGCAGACTGGAAATGGGGAGATTTCCACCAGCTGGAGTTCCCGCACGCGCTTTCGGGAGCATCTCCTATTTTTGAATATTTCTTGAATCCGAAAAAACAGGCCATAGGCGGTTCGAATGTTACAGTCCAGGCAGCAGCTTTTGATGAAAATGGTACTGTGGAGCACGGTGCACCTTGGCGCTTTGTTGCTGATTTGTCCGATTTATCGAAAGCCAATCATATTGTAGGACCGGGTCAAAGCGGCCACATGAAATCAAAATGGTTCCATGATCAGGTAGATGATTGGATGAAAGGTGAATACCATGAAACTGTTTTGGATGGGGACATTAAAGATGGGTATACATTGGTATTGAAAGCGGAGCGCTAA
- a CDS encoding Na+/H+ antiporter subunit E, translated as MPAQLLLNLFIALLWMLLMDEDEPKFTTFFAGFLVGIGIIFFMHRFFGTQFYLRRLYSTIKLLFIFISELTKSSIVVLKQILSPKLKIKPGIFKYETVLESDSEVTMLSLLLTLTPGSVVMEVSPEGNVLYIHAMDVEQSRDGLLMQLHNFERAIMEVTR; from the coding sequence ATGCCAGCCCAGTTACTGTTGAATTTATTTATAGCTCTGCTCTGGATGCTCTTAATGGATGAAGATGAGCCGAAGTTTACGACTTTCTTTGCCGGCTTCCTAGTCGGGATTGGGATTATATTTTTCATGCATCGGTTTTTCGGTACGCAATTTTACTTGCGCCGTTTGTACTCAACAATTAAATTGCTGTTCATCTTCATTTCAGAGTTGACTAAATCGAGCATAGTCGTATTGAAACAAATTCTTAGCCCGAAATTGAAAATTAAACCAGGTATTTTCAAATATGAAACAGTTTTGGAGAGCGATTCAGAAGTAACAATGCTATCGTTGCTGCTGACATTGACTCCGGGGTCTGTTGTCATGGAAGTGTCACCGGAAGGGAATGTCCTTTATATCCACGCAATGGACGTCGAACAGTCTCGAGATGGACTTTTAATGCAGCTACATAATTTTGAAAGAGCAATCATGGAGGTGACCCGCTGA